The Benincasa hispida cultivar B227 chromosome 9, ASM972705v1, whole genome shotgun sequence genome has a segment encoding these proteins:
- the LOC120084476 gene encoding R3H domain-containing protein 4, with the protein MASTDVLKREANRFTFSPLNDPLNGDTDSRSMSIEKKIEFLESLTGKVTNRKSRRWLNDRLLMELVPRLNAEEIRGLFAPPPWGDDVRPTTFSMTNAGDWDKFRSIDMDKEAKIIGVFENSSAKRKGHIDADKMAFLNAWHRIECRTREALRRSFLPELIEGFEECIRSFISETGKDVLMLRVQDPFHRLLLHGVCEFYNLDSVTVPESKNGGSIKMTRITRKKKAMVEVPNITLTHFLKMSKEGTW; encoded by the exons ATGGCGTCCACTGATGTTCTTAAACGAGAAGCGAATCGCTTCACCTTTTCCCCTCTTAACGATCCACTCAATG GTGATACGGATTCTCGGAGTATGTCAATCgagaagaagatagaatttTTGGAGAGCTTGACTGGGAAG GTTACCAATAGGAAGTCTCGCAGATGGTTAAATGATCGTCTTTTGATGGAGCTTGTTCCTCGTTTAAATGCTGAAGAAATTAGAGGCTTGTTTGCTCCACCACCTTGGG GTGATGATGTACGGCCCACAACATTCTCCATGACTAATGCAGGAGACTGGGACAAGTTCAGGAGTATTGACATGGATAAAGAG GCTAAGATCATTGGAGTCTTCGAGAACTCATCCGCTAAGAGAAAGGGTCATATTGATGCAGACAAAATGGCTTTCTTGAATGCCTGGCACAGAATTGAGTGTCGAACGAGAGAGGCACTTCGCCGTAGCTTTCTTCCGGAGCTTATTGAAGGTTTTGAG GAGTGCATAAGATCATTCATTTCAGAAACTGGTAAAGATGTCTTAATGTTGCGGGTTCAAGATCCGTTTCACAGATTATTGCTACATGGAGTTTGTGAG TTCTACAATTTGGATTCTGTGACTGTTCCCGAGTCGAAGAACGGTGGCTCTATAAAGATGACTCGGAtaacaaggaagaagaaggcCATGGTTGAGGTCCCAAATATAACTCTGACCCATTTCCTTAAAATGTCCAAAGAAGGAACATGGTAA